A stretch of Arachis hypogaea cultivar Tifrunner chromosome 15, arahy.Tifrunner.gnm2.J5K5, whole genome shotgun sequence DNA encodes these proteins:
- the LOC112749955 gene encoding uncharacterized protein isoform X2, with translation MQLGLGLTHGGHDPVHEGESMLLLPPVQADLVAVSPLGGSVDPCLGDGSHGSRRIAEPGSWVNRSAGTAGDGVVAGAGLAGEAGDSECRLAPVQRPNDLAMVRPGREHADHRLESGGNGTRRLAAEGTPLTRSAVNDGDGGYGEGELVNGEALLSGHVRHDGTGRGAIRQVVEASSGGKGQDAVVDGMRDETLAQDNDVISGCRKHDVNNVGLGKGRVHGLDQGDGSGAVGRAVDGCRGAGPEQGDDEQGDGDSDCQCIEDQILENKLTWELARESGDVLCNDEDDIMAILQAQNEEIARKRKVAKQKAKMRRCRPKTQKQELEESKNVRKLQHTSSPAEA, from the coding sequence ATGCAATTGGGCTTGGGTTTAACACATGGTGGGCATGACCCGGTTCATGAGGGGGAATCGATGCTTCTCCTGCCTCCTGTACAAGCAGACCTGGTTGCGGTGAGCCCCCTAGGAGGGAGCGTTGACCCCTGTCTCGGAGATGGCAGCCATGGGAGCCGGCGGATTGCAGAACCGGGAAGCTGGGTGAACCGAAGTGCTGGGACCGCTGGAGATGGGGTTGTCGCCGGGGCTGGACTTGCCGGTGAGGCGGGGGATTCGGAGTGCCGACTGGCTCCTGTGCAGCGCCCTAATGACCTGGCTATGGTGAGGCCCGGCCGAGAGCATGCGGACCACCGTCTTGAAAGTGGCGGCAATGGGACTAGGCGACTTGCAGCCGAGGGAACACCCTTGACCCGCAGTGCTGTGAACGATGGAGATGGTGGATATGGCGAAGGTGAGCTCGTCAATGGTGAGGCTCTATTGTCTGGCCATGTTAGGCATGATGGAACAGGGCGCGGTGCGATACGGCAGGTGGTTGAAGCAAGCTCCGGTGGGAAGGGGCAGGATGCTGTGGTGGACGGCATGCGTGACGAGACCCTGGCCCAAGATAACGATGTGATATCAGGGTGTAGGAAACATGATGTAAACAATGTCGGGCTGGGGAAAGGACGAGTGCATGGCCTGGACCAGGGTGATGGAAGTGGGGCTGTTGGAAGGGCAGTGGACGGTTGCAGAGGCGCTGGACCAGAGCAGGGTGACGATGAGCAAGGGGACGGAGATAGTGACTGTCAATGCATAGAGGACCAGATTCTGGAGAACAAATTGACTTGGGAGCTGGCAAGAGAATCAGGGGATGTGCTATGCAATGATGAAGACGATATAATGGCAATCCTACAGGCACAGAATGAAGAAATAGCACGGAAGAGGAAAGTGGCTAAACAAAAGGCTAAGATGAGGCGGTGCAGAcctaaaactcaaaaacag